A window of the Deinococcus gobiensis I-0 genome harbors these coding sequences:
- a CDS encoding YfiT family bacillithiol transferase: MPTPLTLSPGERAAALDALRALPAELRAAVSGLDAAGLDTPYREGGWTVRQVVHHVADSHMNAHVRLKLALTETDPVIKPYEEHLWAGLPDSALPPEVSLDLLDALHARLVPVFAGVTDWARPWTHPASGRWTLDTLLAMYAWHGRHHTAQITGLRGRLAP, encoded by the coding sequence ATGCCCACGCCGCTGACCCTGTCGCCCGGAGAGCGCGCCGCCGCCCTGGACGCCCTGCGGGCCCTTCCCGCCGAGTTGCGCGCCGCCGTCTCGGGCCTGGACGCCGCCGGGCTGGACACCCCCTACCGCGAGGGCGGCTGGACGGTGCGGCAGGTCGTGCACCACGTCGCCGACAGCCACATGAACGCCCACGTCCGGCTCAAACTGGCGCTGACCGAGACCGACCCCGTCATCAAGCCCTACGAGGAGCACCTGTGGGCCGGGCTGCCCGACTCGGCGCTGCCGCCGGAGGTCAGCCTGGACCTGCTGGACGCGCTGCACGCGCGCCTCGTGCCGGTCTTTGCCGGCGTCACCGACTGGGCGCGGCCCTGGACCCACCCCGCGAGCGGCCGGTGGACGCTGGACACCCTGCTCGCCATGTACGCGTGGCACGGCCGCCACCACACCGCGCAGATCACGGGACTGCGCGGGCGGCTGGCGCCCTAG
- a CDS encoding response regulator transcription factor yields the protein MEQRILLIEDNPDITRVVQYELEQAGYRVIAAPDGITGLTSARENSPDLVILDLGLPDFDGAEIARRLRKTSSVPIIILTAMDAVDRKVNLLEAGADDYMTKPFHPEELVARVKVQLRHQQHGEVISIGALEIHPQKRLCHYNGHEVRLSPKEFDLLTFLARQPGRVYSRQEIEREVWNGELPSNSNVVDVHMANMRAKLRDLDGYGIIRTVRGIGYALKTP from the coding sequence ATGGAGCAACGCATCCTCTTAATCGAAGACAACCCCGACATCACGCGGGTCGTGCAGTACGAACTCGAACAGGCGGGTTACCGCGTCATCGCGGCTCCCGACGGCATCACCGGCCTCACGAGCGCCCGGGAGAACAGTCCCGATCTGGTCATCCTCGACCTGGGCCTGCCCGATTTCGACGGCGCGGAAATCGCGCGGCGACTGCGCAAGACGAGCAGCGTGCCGATCATCATCCTGACCGCGATGGACGCCGTGGACCGCAAGGTCAACCTGCTGGAGGCGGGCGCCGACGACTACATGACCAAGCCCTTCCACCCCGAGGAACTTGTGGCGCGCGTGAAGGTGCAGCTCCGGCACCAGCAGCACGGCGAGGTCATCTCCATCGGGGCGCTGGAGATCCATCCGCAAAAGCGCCTGTGTCACTACAACGGCCACGAGGTCCGGCTCTCGCCCAAGGAGTTCGACCTGCTGACTTTCCTGGCGCGGCAGCCCGGGCGCGTGTACTCGCGTCAGGAGATCGAGCGCGAGGTCTGGAACGGCGAACTGCCCAGCAACAGCAACGTGGTGGACGTGCATATGGCCAACATGCGCGCGAAGCTGCGCGACCTCGACGGCTACGGCATCATCCGCACCGTGCGCGGCATCGGGTACGCCCTCAAGACGCCCTGA
- a CDS encoding precorrin-2 dehydrogenase/sirohydrochlorin ferrochelatase family protein — MSLAAFLDLRGEAALIVGGGAVALRRAATLLAAGLDVRVVAPAILPELAALPVRAERRPYAPADLSGARLVVAATDDAALNDAVAEQARAAGVLVNHAGEAGRGTLRFPAVAERAGVQVAVSTGRELPMLARALRESVQARLPDEAELRDWTARREAALTLAVTERAAALRALDADIRRAVGGAA; from the coding sequence GTGAGTCTGGCGGCCTTCTTAGATCTGCGGGGTGAAGCGGCCCTGATCGTCGGTGGCGGCGCGGTGGCGCTGCGCCGCGCGGCCACCCTGCTGGCGGCGGGCCTGGACGTGCGGGTGGTGGCTCCGGCCATCCTGCCCGAGCTGGCCGCGTTGCCGGTGCGTGCCGAGCGCCGGCCCTACGCCCCGGCCGACCTGTCGGGCGCGCGCCTGGTCGTGGCCGCGACCGACGACGCCGCGCTGAACGACGCCGTGGCCGAGCAGGCCCGCGCCGCCGGCGTGCTGGTCAACCATGCGGGCGAGGCCGGGCGCGGCACCCTGCGCTTTCCGGCCGTGGCCGAGCGTGCGGGCGTGCAGGTGGCCGTCTCGACCGGCCGCGAGCTGCCCATGCTGGCGCGTGCCCTGCGTGAAAGTGTGCAGGCGCGGCTGCCGGACGAGGCGGAACTGAGGGACTGGACCGCGCGCCGCGAAGCCGCCCTGACCCTGGCCGTCACCGAGCGCGCGGCGGCCCTGAGGGCGCTCGACGCCGACATCCGCCGCGCCGTCGGGGGGGCCGCATGA
- the cobA gene encoding uroporphyrinogen-III C-methyltransferase → MTSRAFVSLIGAGPGDPGLLTLRGAQALAQADVVLFDYLANPELLRHCPQAETIYVGKKGFSEYISQEQITALVVRKAQENGGQRVARLKGGDVFVFGRGGEEAEACVEAGVPFEIVPGVTSAIAAPAYAGIPVTHREAARSFAVLTGNTKEGGAHYERLSGVDTLLLLMGVRNLEQISADLIAAGRDPQTPAATVQWGTTPQQRVAVGTLATIADVVREAGLEAPAVTVVGEVVRLRNTLRWFDLASTRGGPLAGRTVAVTRTRDGSSGLSDLLRAAGADVLEVPLIRFAPTGDEAALHARLRDLSGVAWLLLTSNQAVTELFLHLGNLGLDARHLAGVRIAAVGPSTARSLEAQGVRADFVPATPGARHLGAELPAAAGDLTLHLTSQLAEAELGEALAARGLRYERAELYRTEPAQPTENAMQRMGTAAAVTLASGSAARHLAALASAEFDPLGLPVAAMGPQTADAAREAGFTRVTVARTASLEALVEAAAEAASLRS, encoded by the coding sequence ATGACTTCGCGTGCCTTCGTGTCCCTCATCGGTGCCGGCCCCGGCGATCCGGGCCTGCTGACCCTGCGCGGGGCGCAGGCGCTCGCCCAGGCGGACGTGGTGCTGTTCGACTACCTCGCCAATCCCGAACTGCTGCGCCACTGCCCCCAGGCCGAGACCATCTACGTGGGCAAGAAGGGCTTTTCCGAGTACATCTCGCAGGAGCAGATCACGGCGCTGGTGGTGCGCAAGGCCCAGGAAAACGGCGGCCAGCGGGTGGCGCGGCTCAAGGGCGGCGACGTGTTCGTCTTCGGGCGCGGCGGCGAGGAGGCCGAGGCCTGTGTCGAGGCCGGCGTGCCCTTCGAGATCGTGCCGGGCGTGACCAGCGCCATCGCTGCGCCCGCCTACGCGGGCATTCCCGTCACCCACCGCGAGGCCGCGCGCAGCTTCGCCGTGCTGACCGGCAACACCAAGGAGGGCGGCGCGCACTACGAGCGCCTCTCGGGTGTGGACACGCTGCTGCTGCTGATGGGCGTGCGCAACCTGGAGCAGATCTCGGCCGACCTGATCGCGGCCGGGCGTGACCCCCAGACCCCGGCCGCCACCGTGCAGTGGGGCACCACGCCCCAGCAGCGCGTAGCGGTCGGCACCCTGGCGACCATCGCGGACGTGGTGCGCGAGGCCGGTCTGGAGGCCCCCGCCGTGACGGTGGTGGGCGAGGTCGTGCGCCTGCGCAACACCCTGCGCTGGTTCGACCTCGCGTCCACGCGCGGCGGCCCACTGGCGGGCCGGACGGTCGCCGTGACGCGCACCCGCGACGGCTCCAGCGGCCTGTCGGACCTGCTGCGCGCCGCCGGGGCCGACGTGCTCGAAGTGCCCCTGATCCGCTTCGCCCCCACCGGCGACGAGGCGGCGCTGCACGCCCGGCTGCGTGACCTCTCGGGCGTGGCGTGGCTGCTGCTCACCAGCAACCAGGCCGTGACCGAGTTGTTCCTGCACCTGGGTAACCTGGGCCTGGACGCACGGCACCTGGCCGGCGTTCGCATTGCGGCGGTCGGCCCGAGCACGGCGCGCAGCCTGGAAGCCCAGGGGGTGCGCGCCGACTTCGTGCCGGCGACCCCCGGCGCGCGGCACCTGGGGGCCGAACTGCCGGCGGCGGCGGGCGACCTGACCCTGCACCTCACTTCGCAACTGGCCGAGGCCGAGCTGGGCGAGGCGCTGGCGGCGCGCGGCCTGCGGTACGAACGCGCCGAGCTGTACCGCACCGAACCCGCCCAGCCCACCGAGAACGCCATGCAGCGCATGGGGACGGCGGCGGCCGTGACCCTGGCCTCGGGCAGCGCGGCGCGCCACCTCGCGGCGCTCGCCTCGGCCGAGTTCGACCCGCTGGGCCTGCCGGTCGCGGCGATGGGGCCGCAGACCGCCGACGCGGCGCGCGAGGCCGGATTCACCCGCGTCACCGTGGCCCGGACCGCCAGCCTGGAGGCGCTCGTCGAGGCGGCCGCTGAGGCGGCCTCCCTCCGCTCGTAA
- a CDS encoding nucleotide pyrophosphohydrolase: MTLPGSDAPPLTFEAARQRVDAYISQFKEGYFPPLLMLARLTEETGEVARVIAHQNGKTPKPGEDAGDLELELADLLFVMLCMANERGVSLERGFARMMDKVETRDADRWTRKEPPQTEVTG; encoded by the coding sequence ATGACCCTGCCCGGCTCCGACGCTCCCCCCCTGACCTTCGAGGCCGCCCGGCAACGGGTAGACGCCTACATCTCGCAGTTCAAGGAGGGCTATTTCCCGCCCCTGCTCATGCTGGCCCGGCTGACCGAGGAAACCGGCGAGGTCGCGCGGGTGATCGCCCACCAGAACGGCAAGACGCCCAAGCCCGGCGAGGATGCGGGCGACCTGGAACTGGAACTCGCCGACCTGCTGTTCGTGATGCTGTGCATGGCGAACGAACGCGGCGTGAGCCTGGAACGCGGCTTCGCACGCATGATGGACAAGGTCGAGACCCGCGACGCCGACCGCTGGACGCGCAAGGAGCCGCCGCAGACGGAGGTGACCGGGTGA
- a CDS encoding DoxX family protein translates to MSVTAFIGRALLASIFIKNGYDHLQNPDYIVRAARGAEVPEPELAVKVNSAVMLGAGTMLALGVAPGLAGTALAASLIPTTVVGHPFWDKQGAERQQQQIHFLKNLALFGALLAVSGRRR, encoded by the coding sequence ATGAGCGTGACGGCATTTATCGGACGGGCCTTGCTGGCGAGCATCTTCATCAAGAACGGATACGACCACCTGCAAAACCCCGACTACATCGTGCGCGCCGCGCGCGGGGCCGAAGTTCCCGAGCCGGAACTGGCGGTCAAGGTCAACAGCGCCGTGATGCTGGGCGCGGGCACCATGCTGGCGCTGGGCGTCGCGCCGGGCCTCGCGGGCACCGCCCTGGCCGCGAGCCTGATTCCGACCACCGTGGTCGGCCATCCCTTCTGGGACAAGCAGGGCGCCGAGCGCCAGCAGCAGCAGATCCATTTCCTCAAGAACCTCGCGCTGTTCGGCGCGCTCCTGGCCGTTTCGGGCCGCCGCCGCTGA
- a CDS encoding basic amino acid ABC transporter substrate-binding protein → MNKTLALTALALLAPALLTSAQAQSCVANAKANGLTVVTSPDYPPFESLDSSNKVVGFDIDLINAVARQMGVKVNLVSQSFDGLIPSLLAKKADVVASGLTITEERKKSVAFSLPYISGPNAIVVRKETTDIKKLGDLAGKTVAVQLGTAQEKLVSGVKGANVKAFNLYTDAALAVQTRQANALVLHKVVANSFVKVYPDLKIVATLGSLNTAFAVRKDCGDLTNRMNAALIEVRKSGELDRLVGKWFK, encoded by the coding sequence ATGAACAAGACCCTTGCCCTGACCGCCCTCGCCCTCCTCGCCCCGGCCCTCCTGACCTCCGCGCAGGCCCAGAGCTGCGTCGCCAACGCCAAGGCCAACGGCCTGACGGTCGTGACCAGCCCCGACTACCCGCCCTTCGAGTCGCTCGACAGCAGCAACAAGGTGGTCGGCTTCGACATCGACCTGATCAACGCGGTGGCCCGCCAGATGGGCGTCAAGGTCAACCTCGTCTCGCAGAGCTTCGACGGCCTGATTCCCAGCCTGCTCGCCAAGAAGGCCGACGTGGTCGCCTCGGGCCTGACCATCACCGAGGAGCGCAAGAAGAGCGTGGCCTTCTCGCTGCCCTACATCTCGGGACCGAACGCCATCGTGGTGCGCAAGGAGACGACCGACATCAAGAAGCTCGGCGACCTCGCGGGCAAGACGGTCGCCGTGCAGCTCGGCACCGCGCAGGAGAAGCTGGTGAGCGGGGTGAAGGGCGCCAACGTCAAGGCCTTCAACCTCTACACCGACGCCGCGCTGGCGGTGCAGACCCGGCAGGCCAACGCCCTGGTGCTGCACAAGGTGGTCGCCAACAGCTTCGTGAAGGTGTACCCCGACCTCAAGATCGTGGCGACCCTGGGCTCGCTGAACACGGCCTTCGCCGTGCGCAAGGACTGCGGCGACCTGACCAACCGCATGAACGCCGCCCTCATTGAGGTGCGCAAGTCCGGCGAACTCGACCGCCTGGTCGGCAAGTGGTTCAAGTAA
- the ftsH gene encoding ATP-dependent zinc metalloprotease FtsH, producing MTTRPARRLLLGALLLSASALAQVGSASGPSGPVPAAPVSSAAGLVPPGPYTTNQFFQNLQGGQVGGVTLDSAGNAQVTVRGALRPRTLVLPTDAATIERIRAAGVPLRVVAGGSAFGWVGQVLPLILTGLLLLLLWRSLRGPQGGASGPTTFGKSKAAIISEGQIKLTFADVAGCDEAKQDLQEVVDFLRQPEKYHQLGARIPHGVLLVGPPGSGKTLLAKAVAGEAKVPYFSISGSDFVEMFVGVGAARVRDLFEQARKSAPCIVFIDEIDAVGRKRGMNLQGGNDEREQTLNQLLVEMDGFGSGQEVIILAATNRPDVLDAALLRPGRFDRQVVVDAPDVRGREQILRIHARKKPLDVTVDLGVVARRTAGMVGADLENLLNEAALQAAREGRSRIVGRDVDEARDRVLMGPERRSLVVREADRKVTAYHEVGHALAAQLLPHANRVAKLTVVPRGRAAGYMMPDADDRLHVTRPALDDMIAVALAGRAAEEVVYGEVTTGAQNDFQQATGIARRMVTEWGMSGRIGKVALASDESGYLGGAPQLAAMSEATAQLVDEEVRRIIDEAYARALALMREHLGQMHEIVRVLMSRETLMGEEFSVLLAGGTLPPLGEEPASSGGGTLAPA from the coding sequence ATGACCACCCGTCCCGCCCGGCGACTGCTGCTCGGCGCGCTGCTGCTCTCGGCCTCGGCGCTGGCCCAGGTCGGCTCCGCGTCAGGTCCTTCCGGCCCGGTGCCGGCCGCGCCCGTCTCCTCGGCGGCCGGGCTGGTGCCTCCAGGCCCCTACACCACCAACCAGTTCTTCCAGAACCTCCAGGGCGGCCAGGTCGGCGGAGTCACGCTCGACAGTGCCGGCAATGCGCAGGTCACGGTGCGTGGAGCGCTGCGGCCCCGCACGCTGGTGCTGCCCACCGACGCCGCGACCATCGAACGCATCCGGGCGGCGGGCGTGCCGCTGCGGGTGGTCGCGGGCGGCTCGGCCTTCGGCTGGGTGGGGCAGGTCCTGCCGCTGATCCTCACGGGGCTGCTGCTGCTGCTGCTGTGGCGCAGCCTGCGCGGGCCGCAGGGCGGCGCGAGCGGCCCCACCACCTTCGGGAAGTCGAAGGCGGCGATCATCAGCGAGGGGCAGATCAAGCTGACCTTCGCGGACGTGGCGGGCTGCGACGAGGCCAAGCAGGACCTGCAGGAAGTCGTCGACTTCCTGCGTCAGCCCGAGAAGTACCACCAGCTCGGTGCCCGCATCCCCCACGGCGTCCTGCTCGTCGGCCCCCCCGGCTCCGGCAAGACCCTGCTCGCCAAGGCCGTCGCCGGTGAAGCCAAGGTCCCCTACTTCTCCATCTCCGGCTCGGACTTCGTCGAGATGTTCGTCGGTGTGGGCGCCGCCCGCGTCCGCGACCTCTTCGAGCAGGCGCGCAAGAGCGCGCCCTGCATCGTCTTCATCGACGAGATCGACGCCGTGGGGAGAAAACGCGGCATGAACCTCCAGGGCGGCAACGACGAGCGCGAACAGACCCTCAACCAGCTCCTCGTCGAGATGGACGGCTTCGGTTCGGGGCAGGAGGTCATCATCCTGGCCGCCACCAACCGCCCCGACGTCCTCGACGCCGCCCTGCTGCGCCCGGGCCGCTTCGACCGCCAGGTGGTCGTGGACGCCCCCGACGTGCGGGGGCGCGAACAGATCCTGCGCATCCATGCCCGCAAGAAGCCGCTCGACGTGACCGTGGACCTCGGGGTCGTGGCCCGCCGCACCGCCGGGATGGTGGGCGCGGACCTGGAGAACCTGCTGAACGAGGCGGCGCTGCAGGCGGCGCGCGAGGGGCGCAGCCGCATCGTGGGGCGCGACGTGGACGAGGCGCGCGACCGCGTGCTGATGGGCCCGGAACGCCGCAGTCTGGTGGTGCGCGAGGCCGACCGCAAGGTCACCGCCTACCACGAGGTCGGCCACGCCCTCGCCGCACAGCTGTTGCCGCACGCCAACCGGGTCGCCAAGCTGACGGTCGTGCCGCGTGGGCGCGCCGCCGGGTACATGATGCCCGACGCCGACGATCGCCTGCATGTCACGCGCCCGGCGCTCGACGACATGATCGCGGTGGCGCTCGCCGGGCGCGCCGCCGAGGAGGTCGTCTACGGCGAGGTCACGACCGGCGCACAGAACGATTTCCAGCAGGCGACGGGCATCGCGCGGCGCATGGTCACCGAATGGGGCATGTCGGGCCGGATCGGCAAGGTGGCGCTCGCCAGCGACGAGAGCGGCTATCTGGGCGGCGCGCCGCAGCTCGCGGCCATGAGCGAGGCGACTGCGCAGCTCGTCGACGAGGAGGTGCGGCGCATCATCGACGAGGCCTATGCCCGCGCCCTGGCCCTCATGCGCGAGCACCTCGGGCAGATGCACGAGATCGTGCGGGTGCTGATGAGCCGAGAAACCCTGATGGGCGAGGAGTTCTCGGTGCTGCTCGCCGGGGGCACCCTGCCGCCCCTGGGCGAGGAACCGGCCTCTAGCGGCGGGGGGACATTGGCCCCGGCCTGA
- a CDS encoding P1 family peptidase, protein MNTTLTAVPGFRVGHWTDPVGRTGCTVILCPPQGAVASASFLGPSPGTREGVLLAPEKQVERVHALLLTGGSAFGLAAASGVMRVLEEAGVGVETAAGRVPIVPAAVIYDLGVGSAQARPGEREGELAARGATGRAVARGRVGAGTGATAGKYLGPARAAPGGLGSTYLERAGVAVGAVAVVNPVGDVVDGKGQVLVGPGVGPGGGSAQLRSGEHTTLIAVATAHALSKAECRRLADAAQTALARVIRPSHTPWDGDSAFVLSSGEAPAADPLLLSALVQDAVCAAVLDAVRSASDE, encoded by the coding sequence ATGAACACCACCCTGACCGCCGTGCCCGGATTCCGGGTGGGCCACTGGACCGACCCCGTGGGCCGCACCGGCTGCACCGTGATCCTGTGCCCGCCGCAGGGAGCGGTCGCCTCGGCGTCGTTCCTGGGGCCCAGCCCCGGCACGCGCGAGGGGGTGCTGCTGGCCCCCGAAAAGCAGGTCGAGCGGGTCCACGCCCTGCTGCTCACGGGCGGTAGCGCCTTCGGCCTCGCGGCGGCGAGCGGCGTCATGCGCGTGCTGGAGGAGGCGGGTGTGGGGGTCGAGACGGCGGCTGGCCGCGTGCCCATCGTCCCGGCGGCCGTCATCTACGATCTCGGGGTGGGCAGCGCGCAGGCCCGCCCCGGCGAGCGCGAGGGCGAACTCGCCGCCCGTGGGGCCACCGGGCGGGCGGTGGCGCGCGGCCGGGTCGGCGCGGGTACGGGCGCGACGGCAGGCAAGTACCTGGGACCGGCGCGGGCCGCCCCCGGTGGCCTGGGCAGTACGTACCTGGAACGCGCGGGGGTGGCGGTCGGGGCCGTGGCGGTCGTGAACCCGGTGGGGGATGTGGTGGACGGTAAGGGGCAGGTGCTGGTGGGGCCGGGGGTGGGGCCAGGAGGGGGCAGCGCGCAACTGCGCAGTGGCGAACACACCACCCTGATCGCGGTCGCCACCGCCCACGCGCTGAGCAAGGCAGAGTGCCGCCGCCTCGCGGACGCGGCCCAGACGGCCCTGGCACGGGTCATCCGGCCGAGCCACACGCCCTGGGACGGCGACAGCGCTTTCGTGCTGAGTAGCGGTGAGGCCCCGGCCGCCGACCCGCTGCTGCTCTCGGCGCTCGTGCAGGATGCGGTCTGCGCGGCGGTCCTGGACGCCGTCCGGAGTGCGTCCGATGAGTGA
- a CDS encoding GNAT family N-acetyltransferase, whose amino-acid sequence MRLVAGVPGTRRFVATVGGEAAGTGAYATETGVAALHGTATRPEFRGRGVQAALLAFRLAQAAREGADLASVFVTPGSGSERNVVRAGFRLAGLRLTFTRRS is encoded by the coding sequence ATGCGGCTGGTGGCGGGCGTGCCGGGCACGCGGCGCTTCGTGGCGACAGTGGGGGGCGAGGCGGCAGGTACGGGCGCTTACGCCACCGAGACGGGTGTCGCGGCGCTGCACGGCACGGCGACGCGGCCCGAGTTCCGGGGCCGGGGCGTGCAGGCGGCGCTGCTCGCCTTCCGGCTGGCGCAGGCGGCGCGGGAGGGGGCCGACCTCGCCAGCGTATTCGTCACGCCGGGCAGCGGCAGCGAGCGCAACGTGGTCCGCGCGGGCTTCCGGCTGGCCGGCCTGCGCCTGACCTTTACCCGGCGGAGCTGA
- a CDS encoding amino acid ABC transporter permease, with protein MDFSLIRDNLPFLLQGAGMTVKITALSLVAGVVLGTLVALARLSPLRWLSALAVAYIELIRGTPLLVQIFLIFFGLPQLLERPINEFAAGVIAFSINSSAYVAEIVRAGIQGVARGQSEASLSLGFSPTETLRYIVLPQAFTRTLPPLVNEAISLLKNSSLLSAISIVELTRSGQLVASRTFRPFEMYLAVSLLYLAMTLLLSFVANRLEKRWQVRP; from the coding sequence GTGGATTTCAGTCTGATCCGCGACAACCTGCCCTTCTTGCTGCAAGGGGCGGGCATGACGGTCAAGATCACGGCGCTCTCGCTCGTGGCCGGGGTGGTGCTGGGCACGCTGGTCGCGCTGGCCCGGCTCTCGCCGCTGCGCTGGCTCTCGGCGCTGGCGGTGGCGTACATCGAACTGATCCGGGGCACGCCGCTGCTCGTGCAGATCTTCCTGATCTTCTTCGGGCTGCCGCAGCTGCTCGAACGGCCCATCAACGAGTTCGCGGCGGGCGTGATCGCCTTTTCGATCAATTCCAGCGCCTACGTCGCGGAGATCGTGCGCGCCGGGATTCAGGGCGTGGCGCGCGGCCAGTCCGAGGCGTCGCTGTCGCTGGGTTTCTCGCCCACCGAGACGTTGCGCTACATCGTGCTGCCCCAGGCGTTCACGCGCACGCTGCCCCCGCTGGTCAACGAGGCCATCAGCCTCCTGAAGAACTCCTCGCTGCTCTCGGCCATCTCCATCGTGGAACTGACCCGCAGCGGGCAGCTCGTCGCCAGCCGCACCTTCCGGCCCTTCGAGATGTACCTCGCCGTGTCGCTGCTGTACCTCGCCATGACGCTGCTCCTGAGCTTCGTCGCCAACCGCCTGGAAAAACGCTGGCAGGTCCGGCCATGA
- a CDS encoding DUF4384 domain-containing protein, giving the protein MRSAFVSVLLLGSLGLSACTVNVRSNTGLSGSGSNLITRLTPDRGEGATYVVGEPVQFSVTVRTPGYLTLVALNPSGYASPLVQNAYVGAGTTTFPRVQDGATYNVAAPRGLQRVRAIFTRVRPTADLVFSGVYDGQRWNGATETYLQPYAVADRDVQETYIYIR; this is encoded by the coding sequence ATGCGTAGCGCCTTCGTGTCGGTCCTGCTCCTCGGCTCCCTGGGCCTGAGCGCGTGTACGGTCAATGTCCGCTCCAACACCGGTCTGAGCGGCAGCGGCAGCAACCTCATCACCCGCCTCACGCCCGACCGGGGCGAGGGCGCGACCTACGTGGTCGGCGAGCCGGTGCAGTTCAGCGTGACCGTGCGCACCCCCGGCTACCTGACCCTGGTGGCCCTGAACCCCAGCGGCTACGCCTCGCCGCTCGTCCAGAACGCCTATGTGGGCGCGGGCACCACCACCTTCCCGCGCGTGCAGGACGGGGCGACCTACAACGTCGCCGCGCCGCGCGGCCTCCAGCGCGTGCGCGCCATCTTCACCCGTGTGCGCCCCACCGCCGACCTCGTGTTCAGCGGCGTGTACGACGGCCAGCGCTGGAACGGCGCGACCGAGACCTACCTCCAGCCCTATGCGGTCGCCGACCGCGACGTGCAGGAAACCTACATCTACATCCGCTGA
- a CDS encoding FAD-binding oxidoreductase gives MTSAALGALHARFGGALSTAPAVLEAHGRDESRLDFALPGAVLFAASESDVVDALGLAREHGFPVVPFAAGSSLEGQVVPVAGGLSLDVTGLNRVLEVHPGGFQATVQPGVTYPELNRQVRSQGLFFPVDPGAEATLGGMASTNASGTAAVKYGTMRDNVLEMRVALMDGRVIRVGSKARKSSAGYDLRHLFIGAEGTLGIITELTVKLHPLPAHLVVLRCNFGRIEDAAACAVGIMGAALQPERLELIDEHEIHAVNVHKGASYPEAPTLWIELASPSEVALAEALELCAELCRDAGGRGLATARSAAERAEIWEARHHSYYAMCALYPDHARLSTDLCVPLHRLPEIIAFTRAEADAAGLHASILGHVGDGNFHVLFHAHPDDDATWASIRGVYDRMTTRTLELGGTCSGEHGVGLHKRAYVAQEHAGALGLMRDLKELLDPQGLLNPGKIL, from the coding sequence CTGACCTCCGCCGCCCTGGGCGCCCTGCACGCCCGTTTCGGAGGGGCGCTCTCGACCGCGCCCGCCGTCCTGGAGGCGCACGGCCGCGACGAGAGCCGCCTGGACTTCGCCCTGCCGGGGGCGGTGCTGTTCGCCGCCTCGGAGTCGGATGTGGTGGACGCCCTGGGGCTGGCGCGCGAGCACGGCTTTCCGGTCGTGCCTTTTGCGGCCGGCAGCAGCCTGGAGGGCCAGGTCGTGCCGGTCGCGGGCGGCCTCTCGCTGGACGTCACCGGCCTGAACCGCGTGCTGGAGGTGCATCCCGGCGGCTTTCAGGCGACGGTGCAGCCGGGCGTGACCTACCCGGAACTCAACCGGCAGGTGCGTTCACAGGGCCTGTTCTTTCCGGTGGACCCGGGCGCGGAGGCCACCCTGGGCGGTATGGCGAGCACCAACGCCTCGGGTACGGCGGCCGTGAAGTACGGCACCATGCGCGACAACGTGCTGGAGATGCGCGTGGCCCTCATGGACGGCCGGGTCATCCGGGTGGGCAGCAAGGCGCGCAAGAGCAGCGCCGGCTACGACCTGCGCCACCTGTTCATCGGGGCCGAGGGCACGCTGGGGATCATCACCGAGCTGACGGTCAAGCTGCATCCCCTCCCGGCGCATCTGGTCGTGCTGCGCTGCAATTTCGGGCGCATCGAGGACGCGGCGGCCTGCGCGGTGGGCATCATGGGGGCGGCGCTGCAACCCGAGCGGCTCGAACTCATCGACGAGCACGAGATTCATGCGGTCAACGTGCATAAAGGTGCAAGTTACCCCGAGGCCCCGACCCTGTGGATCGAACTCGCCTCGCCCAGCGAGGTCGCCCTGGCCGAAGCGCTGGAACTGTGCGCCGAACTGTGCCGGGACGCCGGGGGCCGGGGGCTGGCGACCGCCCGCAGCGCCGCCGAGCGCGCCGAGATCTGGGAGGCCCGCCACCACTCGTATTACGCGATGTGCGCGCTGTATCCCGACCACGCCCGCCTGAGCACCGACCTGTGCGTGCCGCTGCACCGCCTGCCCGAGATCATCGCCTTCACGCGCGCCGAGGCCGACGCGGCGGGGCTGCATGCCAGCATCCTGGGCCATGTCGGGGACGGCAACTTCCATGTGCTGTTCCATGCCCACCCGGACGACGACGCCACCTGGGCCAGCATCCGGGGGGTATACGACCGCATGACCACCCGCACGCTGGAACTGGGCGGCACGTGCAGCGGCGAGCACGGCGTGGGCCTGCACAAGCGCGCCTACGTGGCGCAGGAACATGCCGGGGCGCTGGGCCTGATGCGCGATCTCAAGGAGCTGCTCGACCCGCAGGGCCTGCTCAACCCCGGCAAGATCCTCTGA